One Saccharopolyspora erythraea NRRL 2338 genomic region harbors:
- a CDS encoding patatin-like protein, whose translation MATGPVQENEQELRLALAMRGGASLAVWIGGAVAEINHLRSALAEPGPARHPWGALARLAGYDSVAVDVLAGASAGGLNATLLSTSMVYGMPFDRMRRMWVRLADLEAMARQVPKLWDARPPSLLEGDGYFRTELARTISEGVAEGDGARDVSRRADLLLTATLLDPVIERHFDGRSRPLTQERRTASFRFRHRGEAGDPLSDFGTGTAFDETVRRLAHAARTTSSFPFAFEPSRVYSSTGEVPPGEPNMSGLFSELNTTGSPYRVIDGGVLDNIPVAAAVDAIAAAPADRPTQRWLLYLNPEGAASDTERADGAGLPVASAAIRARLSQESLLSDLDALDEHNRVVERTGLRRRALFARLRAAEPAERQDLLVREAAEVETEHAVVRCELDAQAVRRLLEEPAGTEDGRLLPPVPGDPLAGWSARARHLLGRRLSRRMAAHATPRVFDDVRGLLSGVQECIGWARDIERWSAAPAGIGRCKSALYRLRVFAEVLEGHADRYWLNGARLEPIVESDELDGWIDRVLRRRERLQHHLPSPVRPLLGSVLASVEGGEGFQHELTGFARELLSIVESSGADAVPDDAGGVDAVAEATAVLHGIADRLAAAAGERVHLDEPEQLGYSLLEEAGARALRPLVVLTAPLDVGRTPGTRINLLRVVSDEQSSLPFEALRRGADIPLRIADKIRGADLSNFGAFLSARWRANDWMWGRMDAAASLVGLLTDPRRLAQRNAHLGAGGLREALRAIVSDPAPQELGDLDEERAAQWRGFLAELWSAHADEVRAELDALFADPDDEHALKQTRKLLIERLHWTIVACELPFVATVKPGADTDGGGEPATPPPPELTDQVRRYRVGRERLPDLGEKRIAALATRFGLLAYRAVRPDGTGVLDRLGRLALTLVKPLLLAVLLAFAAPRRVSLVAFVAASAVMFTGYGPTVPGLQLLSNDQAESAFQTTISWCSPPDETGAAAACAVRDLSGCPLADYGGAPCGEEPAAAGAPNWFGLADFSGTSFGVGVLWAMLLTILFAVWLGRALMGHASGLARWLPALFITAVLLGAEGWLWSTGFRLTALGLVLVAAVLTWPATLAYRTTARIAAVAVTAVVFAATLAWVADAPPEGGWILAAIALTGYAHVLLLATVDLLRPRPRPSG comes from the coding sequence GTGGCCACCGGGCCTGTGCAGGAGAACGAGCAGGAACTGCGGCTGGCGCTGGCCATGCGCGGCGGTGCGAGCCTCGCGGTGTGGATCGGCGGCGCGGTCGCCGAGATCAACCACCTGCGCTCGGCGCTGGCCGAGCCCGGTCCGGCGCGGCATCCCTGGGGAGCGCTCGCGCGGCTGGCCGGCTACGACTCGGTGGCGGTCGACGTCCTCGCCGGGGCGTCGGCGGGCGGGCTGAACGCGACCCTGCTTTCGACGTCGATGGTCTACGGCATGCCCTTCGACCGGATGCGGCGGATGTGGGTGCGGCTGGCCGACCTGGAGGCGATGGCCCGGCAGGTGCCGAAGCTCTGGGACGCCCGCCCGCCGTCGCTGCTGGAGGGCGACGGCTACTTCCGCACCGAGCTGGCGCGCACCATCTCCGAGGGCGTCGCGGAGGGCGACGGCGCGCGCGATGTCAGCCGGCGCGCGGACCTGCTGCTCACCGCCACCCTGCTGGACCCGGTGATCGAGCGGCACTTCGACGGGCGTTCCCGGCCGCTGACCCAGGAGCGGCGCACCGCGTCGTTCCGGTTCCGCCACCGCGGCGAGGCCGGGGACCCGCTGTCGGACTTCGGGACCGGCACCGCGTTCGACGAGACGGTCCGGCGGCTGGCGCACGCGGCGCGCACGACGTCGTCGTTCCCGTTCGCGTTCGAACCGTCCAGGGTGTACTCGTCGACCGGCGAGGTCCCGCCCGGTGAGCCGAACATGAGCGGCCTGTTCTCCGAGCTGAACACCACCGGCTCGCCGTACCGGGTGATCGACGGCGGGGTGCTGGACAACATCCCCGTCGCCGCCGCGGTCGACGCCATCGCCGCCGCCCCGGCCGACCGGCCCACGCAACGCTGGCTGCTCTACCTGAACCCGGAGGGCGCGGCGTCGGACACCGAGCGCGCCGACGGGGCCGGGCTGCCGGTCGCCTCCGCCGCGATCCGGGCGCGGTTGAGCCAGGAGTCGCTGCTGAGCGACCTCGACGCGCTCGACGAGCACAACCGGGTCGTGGAGCGGACCGGCCTGCGCCGTAGGGCGCTGTTCGCCCGGCTGCGCGCCGCCGAACCCGCGGAACGGCAGGACCTGCTCGTGCGCGAGGCGGCCGAGGTCGAGACCGAGCACGCCGTGGTGCGTTGCGAGCTCGACGCGCAGGCCGTGCGACGGCTGCTCGAGGAGCCCGCGGGCACCGAGGACGGCAGGCTGCTCCCGCCGGTGCCCGGCGACCCGCTGGCCGGCTGGTCCGCGCGGGCGCGCCACCTGCTCGGCAGGCGGCTGTCGCGGCGGATGGCCGCGCACGCCACGCCCCGGGTCTTCGACGACGTGCGCGGTCTGCTGTCGGGAGTGCAGGAGTGCATCGGCTGGGCGCGCGACATCGAGCGCTGGTCGGCCGCGCCCGCCGGGATCGGGCGGTGCAAGTCGGCGCTGTACCGGCTGCGGGTGTTCGCCGAGGTGCTGGAAGGCCACGCCGACCGGTACTGGCTCAACGGCGCCCGGCTGGAGCCGATCGTGGAGTCCGACGAGCTCGACGGCTGGATCGACCGCGTGCTCCGGCGCCGCGAGCGGCTCCAGCACCACCTGCCCTCGCCGGTACGGCCGCTGCTCGGCTCGGTCCTGGCGTCGGTGGAGGGCGGCGAGGGGTTCCAGCACGAGCTGACCGGGTTCGCCCGCGAGCTGCTGTCCATCGTGGAGTCCTCGGGGGCCGACGCGGTTCCGGACGACGCCGGCGGGGTCGACGCGGTGGCGGAGGCGACCGCGGTGCTGCACGGCATCGCCGACCGTCTGGCGGCCGCCGCGGGCGAGAGGGTGCACCTGGACGAACCGGAACAGCTCGGCTATTCGCTGCTGGAGGAAGCAGGTGCGCGGGCGCTGCGCCCGCTGGTGGTGCTCACCGCGCCGCTCGATGTCGGCCGGACCCCGGGGACCCGCATCAACCTGCTGCGGGTGGTCAGCGACGAGCAGAGCTCGCTGCCGTTCGAGGCCCTGCGCCGCGGTGCCGACATCCCGCTGCGGATCGCCGACAAGATCCGCGGTGCGGACCTGTCGAACTTCGGCGCTTTCCTGTCGGCCAGGTGGCGGGCCAACGACTGGATGTGGGGCCGGATGGACGCGGCGGCCAGCCTCGTCGGCCTGCTCACCGATCCGCGCCGGCTCGCCCAGCGCAACGCCCACCTCGGCGCGGGAGGACTGCGCGAGGCGCTGCGCGCCATCGTCAGCGACCCCGCCCCGCAGGAGCTCGGCGACCTCGACGAGGAGCGCGCCGCGCAGTGGCGGGGGTTCCTCGCCGAGCTGTGGTCGGCGCACGCCGACGAGGTGCGCGCCGAGCTCGACGCGCTGTTCGCCGACCCGGACGACGAGCACGCGCTCAAGCAGACCCGCAAGCTGCTCATCGAGCGTCTGCATTGGACGATCGTCGCGTGCGAGCTGCCGTTCGTGGCGACGGTGAAGCCGGGGGCCGACACCGATGGCGGCGGGGAGCCCGCGACCCCGCCCCCGCCCGAGCTGACCGACCAGGTGCGCCGCTACCGCGTCGGCCGGGAACGGCTGCCGGACCTAGGCGAGAAGCGGATCGCGGCGCTGGCGACCAGGTTCGGGCTGCTGGCCTACCGGGCGGTGCGACCCGACGGGACCGGTGTCCTGGACAGGCTTGGCCGGTTGGCGCTGACGCTGGTCAAGCCGTTGCTGCTGGCGGTGCTGCTCGCCTTCGCCGCACCCAGGCGCGTTTCGCTCGTCGCGTTCGTCGCCGCCTCGGCGGTGATGTTCACCGGGTACGGGCCGACCGTGCCGGGCTTGCAGCTCCTGTCGAACGACCAGGCGGAGAGCGCCTTCCAGACGACGATCTCGTGGTGTTCGCCGCCGGACGAGACCGGAGCCGCCGCCGCGTGCGCGGTGCGGGACCTCTCAGGCTGTCCGCTCGCCGACTACGGCGGAGCCCCGTGCGGGGAGGAGCCGGCGGCGGCAGGCGCGCCGAACTGGTTCGGGCTCGCCGACTTCAGCGGGACCTCTTTCGGCGTCGGCGTGCTGTGGGCGATGCTGCTGACGATCCTGTTCGCGGTGTGGCTGGGCCGGGCGCTGATGGGACATGCCAGCGGGCTGGCCCGGTGGCTGCCCGCGCTGTTCATCACCGCGGTGCTGCTCGGAGCGGAGGGATGGCTGTGGAGCACCGGCTTCCGGCTCACCGCGCTCGGCCTGGTGCTGGTCGCCGCCGTGCTGACCTGGCCCGCGACCCTGGCTTACCGCACCACGGCCCGGATCGCGGCGGTGGCGGTCACGGCGGTGGTGTTCGCCGCGACGCTGGCGTGGGTCGCCGACGCGCCGCCCGAGGGCGGCTGGATCCTGGCGGCCATCGCCCTGACCGGCTACGCGCACGTGCTCCTGCTGGCCACCGTCGATCTGCTACGACCGCGGCCCCGTCCGAGCGGATAG
- a CDS encoding general stress protein, whose protein sequence is MSNPFTGPGRQSAGTPSLPTPPTGWPIGSYGTYEEAQRAVDHLAESDFPVQEVTIVGVDLMLVERVTGRLSWGRVLGGGAASGAWFGLFVGLILGMFTPQGSWLGPVLVGLGTGVVFGLVFAAVGYASTRGRRDFSSASQLVAGRYDVLAQPKHAEEGRNLLAKLAMRPPSAQ, encoded by the coding sequence GTGTCCAACCCGTTTACCGGCCCCGGTCGGCAGTCGGCGGGTACACCGAGTCTGCCGACGCCGCCGACCGGCTGGCCGATCGGCTCCTACGGAACGTACGAGGAGGCCCAGCGCGCCGTCGACCACCTGGCCGAAAGCGACTTCCCGGTGCAGGAGGTGACCATCGTCGGCGTCGACCTGATGCTCGTCGAGCGGGTCACCGGCCGGCTGAGCTGGGGCCGGGTGCTGGGCGGGGGCGCCGCGTCGGGAGCGTGGTTCGGTCTCTTCGTGGGACTCATCCTGGGCATGTTCACCCCGCAGGGCAGCTGGCTCGGCCCGGTGCTGGTCGGCCTGGGCACCGGTGTGGTGTTCGGGCTCGTCTTCGCCGCGGTCGGCTACGCCTCCACGCGCGGCCGACGCGACTTCTCCTCCGCCAGCCAGCTCGTCGCGGGCCGCTACGACGTCCTCGCGCAGCCCAAGCACGCCGAGGAGGGCCGCAACCTGCTCGCCAAGCTCGCCATGCGCCCGCCGTCGGCGCAGTGA